Proteins co-encoded in one Armatimonadota bacterium genomic window:
- the nuoL gene encoding NADH-quinone oxidoreductase subunit L codes for MDVALLIPLFPLAGWVVNGLVGARLPKAASGGLACAAVAAAFVAAVQAWGALPAAGEGAAVAVALPLYRWVGAGELWVDASLLVDRLSLVMALVVSGVGFLIHVYSLGYMAADPHLARYFAYLNLFTGAMLLLVLAGNLLVLFVGWELVGVCSYLLIGFWFTRPAAAAAGRKAFVVNRIGDAAFLLGLFLVFATLGTLDMLAIRERALELPAGVRTAAALLLFAGATGKSAQLPLHVWLPDAMEGPTPVSALIHAATMVTAGVFLVARLDRLFLTAPGVLPIVGMVGALTAFYAATVALREHDLKRVLAYSTISQLGYMFLAMGALAPAAGIFHLVTHAFFKALLFLAAGSVMHAMHDVVDMRRLGGLARPLRFTAAGFATGALALAGVPPFAGFFSKDLILEHAFTVGQTTGNYAPYLLGLVTAFVTAVYVTRAWMLVFTGAPADPDAHPHEAPPVMRWPMGVLAVLSVVGGVLGARVAGAPLLRALEPVLQVPAVEAHPPAGVLAAVSVAVAAAGLLVGSRTYRGRRDPSLGTLGAALEARWYVDALYDRMVVRPGHALARFLAGPVDLGVIDAAVNAVGRTCARLGGAARALQTGYARQYALAVLVGTLVLLGAWMLR; via the coding sequence GTGGACGTCGCGCTGCTGATTCCCCTGTTCCCGCTGGCCGGGTGGGTGGTCAACGGCCTGGTCGGCGCCCGGCTGCCGAAGGCGGCGAGCGGCGGCCTGGCGTGCGCGGCGGTGGCCGCGGCGTTTGTCGCCGCCGTGCAGGCGTGGGGCGCGCTGCCGGCGGCCGGCGAGGGCGCAGCGGTGGCCGTGGCGCTGCCGCTGTACCGGTGGGTGGGGGCCGGCGAGCTGTGGGTGGACGCCAGCCTGCTGGTCGATCGGCTCTCGCTGGTAATGGCGCTGGTGGTGAGCGGGGTCGGCTTCCTGATCCACGTCTACTCGCTGGGCTACATGGCCGCCGACCCGCACCTGGCGCGCTACTTCGCCTACCTGAACCTGTTCACCGGCGCCATGCTCCTGCTGGTGCTGGCCGGCAACCTCCTGGTGCTGTTCGTGGGGTGGGAGCTGGTCGGCGTGTGCTCGTACCTGCTGATCGGCTTCTGGTTCACCCGGCCGGCCGCGGCGGCTGCCGGGCGCAAGGCGTTCGTGGTGAACCGCATCGGCGACGCGGCGTTCCTGCTGGGCCTGTTCCTGGTGTTCGCCACCTTGGGCACGCTGGACATGCTGGCGATCCGCGAGCGGGCCCTCGAGCTGCCCGCAGGGGTGCGGACCGCGGCGGCGCTGCTGCTGTTCGCGGGCGCCACCGGCAAGTCGGCCCAGCTCCCCCTGCACGTGTGGCTCCCTGATGCCATGGAAGGCCCCACGCCGGTCTCGGCGCTGATCCATGCCGCCACCATGGTCACCGCCGGCGTGTTCCTCGTCGCCCGGCTCGACCGGCTGTTCCTGACCGCGCCCGGGGTGCTGCCGATCGTGGGCATGGTCGGCGCCCTCACCGCGTTCTACGCCGCGACCGTGGCCCTGCGCGAGCACGACCTCAAGCGGGTGCTGGCCTACTCCACCATCAGCCAGCTGGGCTACATGTTCCTGGCCATGGGCGCGCTGGCGCCTGCTGCCGGCATCTTCCACCTGGTGACCCACGCCTTCTTCAAGGCGCTGCTCTTCCTGGCCGCCGGCAGCGTCATGCACGCGATGCACGACGTCGTCGACATGCGCCGGCTGGGCGGGCTGGCGCGCCCCCTGCGCTTCACCGCCGCGGGCTTCGCCACCGGCGCGCTGGCGCTGGCGGGCGTGCCGCCGTTCGCGGGCTTCTTCAGCAAGGACCTGATCCTGGAGCACGCGTTCACCGTGGGGCAGACCACCGGGAACTACGCGCCCTACCTGCTGGGGCTGGTGACCGCGTTCGTGACCGCCGTGTACGTGACCCGCGCGTGGATGCTGGTGTTCACCGGCGCACCGGCCGACCCGGACGCGCACCCGCACGAGGCCCCGCCGGTGATGCGGTGGCCGATGGGCGTGTTGGCCGTGCTGTCGGTGGTCGGCGGCGTGCTGGGCGCGCGGGTCGCTGGCGCGCCGCTGCTGCGGGCCCTGGAGCCGGTGCTGCAGGTGCCTGCTGTGGAGGCCCACCCGCCCGCCGGGGTGCTGGCGGCGGTCTCGGTGGCCGTGGCGGCAGCCGGGCTGCTCGTGGGAAGCCGCACCTACCGGGGCCGGCGCGACCCGTCGCTGGGGACGCTGGGGGCGGCGCTGGAGGCCCGGTGGTACGTCGATGCGCTCTACGACCGGATGGTGGTGCGCCCCGGGCATGCCCTGGCGCGGTTCCTGGCCGGCCCGGTGGACCTGGGCGTGATCGACGCCGCGGTCAACGCCGTCGGCCGGACGTGCGCGCGCCTGGGTGGGGCGGCGCGCGCGCTGCAGACGGGCTACGCGCGCCAGTACGCGCTGGCGGTGTTGGTCGGCACCCTCGTGCTCCTGGGCGCCTGGATGCTGCGGTAG
- the nuoI gene encoding NADH-quinone oxidoreductase subunit NuoI, which translates to MGRLWQQTAALVRGLLVVGRYALRRPVTTQYPDEKTRVEARFKGRHWLTRYADGLERCVGCELCVIVCPSQAIYVKAAENTPEHQVSKGERYAEEFQINMLRCIFCGFCEEACPTGAIVLGHEYELAAYSREAMIYTKPMLTEPYPGASGRDPRREV; encoded by the coding sequence ATGGGGCGGCTGTGGCAGCAGACGGCGGCGCTGGTGCGTGGCTTGCTGGTGGTGGGCCGCTACGCGCTGCGACGCCCCGTCACGACGCAGTACCCCGACGAGAAGACGCGGGTGGAGGCGCGCTTCAAGGGCCGCCACTGGCTGACCCGCTACGCCGATGGGCTGGAGCGCTGCGTGGGGTGCGAGCTGTGCGTGATCGTCTGCCCTTCGCAGGCGATCTACGTGAAGGCCGCGGAGAACACCCCGGAGCACCAGGTGAGCAAGGGCGAGCGCTACGCCGAGGAGTTCCAGATCAACATGCTGCGCTGCATCTTCTGCGGGTTCTGCGAGGAAGCCTGTCCGACGGGGGCCATCGTCCTGGGCCACGAGTACGAGCTGGCCGCCTACAGTCGGGAGGCGATGATCTACACCAAGCCCATGCTCACCGAGCCCTACCCCGGGGCGTCGGGACGCGACCCGCGGAGGGAGGTCTAG
- the nuoK gene encoding NADH-quinone oxidoreductase subunit NuoK: MVPAGAYLTLSAALFVLGAAGVLVRRNALIVFMSVEVMLNAVNLAFVTFARQHGAPDGQVVVFFVLVVAAVEVVVGLALIVNIFRARATVDIDDVDLLRG, encoded by the coding sequence ATGGTGCCGGCTGGCGCCTACCTGACGCTGAGTGCCGCGCTCTTCGTGCTGGGGGCCGCGGGCGTCCTCGTGCGCCGCAACGCCCTCATCGTCTTCATGAGCGTCGAGGTCATGCTGAACGCCGTCAACCTGGCGTTCGTGACCTTCGCGCGCCAGCACGGCGCGCCCGATGGGCAGGTGGTCGTCTTCTTCGTGCTGGTGGTGGCCGCCGTCGAGGTGGTCGTGGGGCTGGCGTTGATCGTGAACATCTTCCGTGCCCGCGCCACCGTCGACATCGATGACGTGGACCTGTTGCGCGGGTAG
- a CDS encoding NADH-quinone oxidoreductase subunit J: MEWAVFLVAAALALAGAVGVVAARAPVHSALALLVVLAALAVTYLLLAAQFIAVLQVIVYAGAIVVLFLFVIMLLHAHSGEGPTEKLPRQRRAAALLAALYLVVLLGGVLAAAGPFGPLPAGFGTAQQVGEALFLTYLLPFELASVLLLVGIVAAVVLGRRPEGPSGGTG; encoded by the coding sequence GTGGAGTGGGCGGTCTTCCTGGTGGCCGCGGCCCTGGCGCTGGCCGGCGCGGTCGGGGTCGTCGCCGCCCGGGCGCCGGTGCACAGCGCCCTGGCCCTGCTGGTGGTGCTGGCCGCGCTGGCCGTGACGTACCTGCTGCTGGCCGCCCAGTTCATCGCCGTGCTCCAGGTCATCGTCTACGCCGGCGCCATCGTCGTGCTGTTCCTGTTCGTGATCATGCTGCTGCACGCGCACTCGGGCGAGGGACCCACCGAGAAGTTGCCGCGCCAGCGCCGCGCGGCTGCGCTGCTCGCCGCGCTCTACCTGGTGGTGCTCCTGGGGGGGGTGCTGGCGGCGGCCGGTCCGTTCGGACCGCTGCCCGCGGGGTTCGGCACGGCCCAGCAGGTCGGCGAGGCGCTGTTCCTCACCTACCTGCTGCCCTTCGAACTGGCCTCGGTGCTCCTGCTGGTGGGCATCGTGGCCGCGGTGGTCCTCGGCCGGCGTCCCGAGGGCCCGTCGGGCGGGACAGGGTGA
- the nuoF gene encoding NADH-quinone oxidoreductase subunit NuoF: protein MPESILLKWTRDGGVHDLTAYCRAGGYAAARRVATGELPPESVIDLLVQSGLRGKGGAGFPTGQKWKFIPRSAPIKYVVVNADEGEPGTFKDRTLLEGCPHLLIEGIIIAAVTVGARKAYVYLRREFHRARRLLEQAVAQARAAGFVGERIFGGEHTVEIVVHTGAGAYIAGEESALLESLEGRRALPRLRPPFPAQAGLYQQPTLVNNVETLCHVPAILTLGPERYRELGPPALFSISGHVTRPGVYELPLGTPLRAMIFEHAGGLRPGRRVQAVFPGGSSSMLLTADQLDVPMDYDSLRAVGSMLGSAAVIVIDDSADIVEVIARVVEFYRDESCGKCTPCREGTVWITQVFDRLLGGRGRPADLDLLEGIARGMTGTCFCPLGESVPPSLVASLRHFRHAYERHIARAGAGVAAPPAAGAAHGH from the coding sequence ATGCCTGAGTCCATCCTGTTGAAGTGGACGCGCGACGGCGGGGTGCACGACCTGACGGCCTACTGCCGGGCCGGCGGGTACGCGGCGGCCCGGCGCGTGGCCACGGGCGAGCTGCCGCCGGAGTCGGTGATCGACCTGCTGGTGCAGTCGGGGCTGCGGGGCAAGGGCGGGGCAGGCTTCCCCACGGGCCAGAAGTGGAAGTTCATCCCCCGCAGCGCCCCGATCAAGTACGTGGTGGTGAACGCCGACGAGGGCGAGCCCGGCACCTTCAAGGACCGGACGCTCCTGGAAGGCTGCCCGCACCTGCTGATCGAGGGCATCATCATCGCTGCGGTGACCGTGGGGGCCCGCAAGGCGTACGTCTACCTGCGCCGGGAGTTCCACCGGGCGCGCCGGCTGCTGGAGCAGGCGGTGGCCCAGGCCCGGGCCGCGGGCTTCGTCGGCGAGCGCATCTTCGGGGGCGAGCACACCGTGGAGATCGTGGTGCACACCGGCGCCGGTGCCTACATCGCCGGGGAGGAGTCGGCGCTGCTCGAGTCGCTGGAGGGCCGCCGCGCGCTGCCGCGGCTGCGCCCGCCGTTCCCGGCGCAGGCCGGGCTCTACCAGCAGCCGACGCTGGTGAACAACGTGGAGACCCTCTGTCACGTGCCCGCGATCCTCACGCTGGGCCCCGAGCGCTACCGCGAGCTGGGCCCGCCCGCGCTGTTCTCCATCAGCGGCCACGTGACCCGCCCCGGGGTCTACGAGCTGCCGCTGGGTACGCCGCTGCGCGCGATGATCTTCGAGCACGCCGGCGGCCTGCGGCCCGGCCGTCGCGTCCAGGCGGTGTTTCCGGGCGGCTCGTCGTCGATGCTGCTGACCGCCGACCAGCTGGACGTGCCCATGGACTACGACAGCCTGCGCGCGGTGGGCTCGATGCTGGGGTCGGCGGCGGTGATCGTCATCGACGACTCCGCCGACATCGTCGAGGTCATCGCCCGCGTCGTCGAGTTCTACCGCGACGAGTCCTGCGGCAAGTGCACGCCCTGCCGCGAGGGCACCGTGTGGATCACCCAGGTGTTCGACCGCCTGCTGGGCGGCCGGGGCCGCCCCGCAGACCTGGACCTCCTGGAGGGGATCGCCCGGGGCATGACCGGCACGTGTTTCTGCCCCCTGGGCGAGAGCGTGCCGCCGAGCCTGGTGGCGTCGCTACGCCACTTCCGCCATGCCTACGAGCGCCACATCGCGCGGGCCGGCGCCGGGGTCGCGGCACCGCCCGCTGCAGGAGCTGCCCATGGCCACTAG
- a CDS encoding NADH-quinone oxidoreductase subunit M — translation MLSWLIFLPLAGALVVALLPRDRQDLVRWVGLAASLATLAVFAAVWVAFDPASSALQFVERVPWVPQLGIGYAVGVDGISLLLAGLTVVTFPVALLGAWSDVTERVKAFTVAMLGLETAVLGTFLSLDLILFYVFWEAVLIPMAFLIGLWGSEHRRYAALKFFLYTMAASVLMLVAILALHVLAAGPLGARSFDLERLATVRLAPAVQGWLFAAFALAFAVKVPVWPFHTWLPDAHTEAPTPGSVILAALLLKMGTYGFLRFGPTLFPAALAQAAPVLAALAIVGILYGAAVSWAQADLKRLVAFSSVSHLGFVMLGLAALNVQGLQGSLLQMVNHGISTGALFLIVGVLYERTHTRRLADYGGVAALMPRFAAVFTIVMLSSAALPGTNGFAGEFLILLGAFRTSRWWAALAAGGVILSVVYLLWAYQQVMHGPVRAAQRERLVDLRPRELVVFAPLLVLIVVIGLYPRLLLDRSEATVAAVVQRVAAGAPPAAVAGAPVPVGREVHPAPRAHGAGVAPVPRRPADRGFPTPASTWQQPQSGTSQDTLRPMRSAPQTASSREPVR, via the coding sequence ATGCTGTCCTGGTTGATCTTCCTGCCTCTTGCCGGTGCCCTGGTGGTGGCGCTGCTGCCCCGCGACCGCCAGGACCTCGTGCGGTGGGTCGGGCTCGCGGCCAGCCTGGCCACGCTGGCGGTGTTCGCGGCGGTCTGGGTCGCGTTCGACCCCGCATCGAGCGCGCTGCAGTTCGTGGAGCGCGTCCCGTGGGTGCCGCAGCTGGGCATCGGCTACGCCGTGGGGGTCGACGGGATCTCCCTGCTGCTGGCGGGCCTGACGGTGGTGACCTTCCCGGTGGCGTTGCTGGGCGCCTGGAGCGACGTCACCGAGCGCGTGAAGGCGTTCACGGTGGCCATGCTGGGGCTGGAGACCGCGGTGCTCGGCACGTTCCTCAGCCTGGACCTGATCCTCTTCTACGTCTTCTGGGAAGCCGTGCTGATCCCCATGGCGTTCCTCATCGGGCTGTGGGGGAGCGAGCACCGCCGCTACGCGGCGCTGAAGTTCTTCCTCTACACGATGGCGGCCAGCGTGCTGATGCTGGTGGCGATCCTGGCGCTCCACGTGCTGGCCGCCGGCCCGCTGGGCGCCCGGAGCTTCGACCTGGAGCGCCTGGCGACGGTGCGGCTCGCCCCCGCGGTGCAGGGGTGGCTCTTCGCCGCGTTCGCGCTGGCGTTTGCCGTGAAGGTGCCGGTCTGGCCGTTCCACACCTGGCTGCCCGATGCGCACACCGAGGCACCCACGCCGGGCAGCGTCATCCTGGCCGCCCTGCTCCTGAAGATGGGCACCTACGGCTTCCTCCGGTTCGGCCCCACGCTGTTCCCCGCGGCCCTGGCGCAGGCCGCGCCGGTGCTGGCAGCGCTGGCCATCGTCGGCATCCTCTACGGCGCGGCGGTCTCGTGGGCACAGGCCGACCTCAAGCGGCTGGTGGCGTTCTCCAGCGTCAGCCACCTGGGCTTCGTGATGCTGGGCCTGGCTGCCCTCAACGTGCAGGGCCTGCAGGGCAGCCTGCTCCAGATGGTCAACCACGGCATCAGCACCGGCGCGCTGTTCCTCATCGTGGGGGTGCTGTACGAGCGCACCCACACGCGCCGGCTCGCCGACTACGGCGGGGTCGCGGCGCTGATGCCGCGGTTTGCCGCGGTGTTCACCATCGTCATGCTGTCGTCGGCGGCGCTGCCCGGGACCAACGGCTTCGCCGGCGAGTTCCTGATCCTGCTCGGCGCGTTCCGCACCTCGCGCTGGTGGGCAGCGCTGGCCGCCGGCGGGGTGATCCTCTCGGTGGTGTACCTGCTGTGGGCCTACCAGCAGGTGATGCACGGCCCGGTGCGGGCAGCCCAGCGCGAGCGGCTGGTCGACCTGCGGCCCCGCGAGCTGGTGGTGTTCGCGCCGCTGCTGGTCCTGATCGTCGTCATCGGCCTGTACCCGCGCCTGCTGCTCGACCGCTCGGAGGCCACCGTCGCCGCGGTCGTGCAGCGGGTGGCGGCGGGAGCGCCACCAGCCGCTGTGGCGGGCGCGCCGGTGCCCGTCGGGCGTGAGGTGCATCCTGCACCTCGTGCCCATGGCGCGGGCGTGGCGCCGGTCCCCCGGCGGCCTGCAGACCGGGGATTCCCCACGCCTGCATCCACGTGGCAGCAGCCGCAGTCGGGTACGTCCCAGGATACGCTACGACCGATGCGATCCGCGCCCCAGACGGCGAGCAGCCGGGAGCCCGTGCGATGA
- the nuoH gene encoding NADH-quinone oxidoreductase subunit NuoH: MTGAVAAAAAKSVVLLALLLTACAYMTLLERRLLAKFQLRYGPNRVGPFGLLQPLADGIKLLFKESFVPARADVLVYWAAPAISMTAALFVYAVLPLGPEITVAGQRIPLYLADVNVGILLVLAASSIGVYGIILGGWAADNKYALLGSLRSSAQLISYELAIGLAVVSVVLTAGTLSLVEIVEAQARTWFVVLQPVGFLLFLVGAVAETNRAPFDLPEAEQELIAGFQTEYGGFKFAMFYIGEYVGIVTMSLLATTLFFGGWHGPLLPGPVWVALKTLLFAAFFIWLRAAVPRVRHDQLMALGWKVLVPVGLINVVVTATLVALRGG; the protein is encoded by the coding sequence GTGACGGGCGCGGTCGCAGCCGCGGCAGCCAAGAGCGTGGTGCTGCTGGCGTTGCTGCTCACCGCCTGCGCCTACATGACGCTGCTCGAGCGCCGCCTGCTGGCGAAGTTCCAGCTGCGCTACGGGCCCAACCGGGTCGGTCCCTTCGGCCTGCTCCAGCCCCTGGCCGACGGGATCAAGCTGCTCTTCAAGGAGAGCTTCGTCCCGGCCCGGGCCGACGTGCTGGTGTACTGGGCGGCGCCGGCGATCTCGATGACCGCCGCGCTGTTCGTGTACGCGGTGCTGCCGCTGGGGCCCGAGATCACGGTGGCCGGGCAGCGGATTCCCCTCTACCTGGCCGACGTGAACGTGGGCATCCTGCTGGTGCTGGCCGCGTCCTCGATCGGCGTCTACGGCATCATCCTGGGCGGCTGGGCGGCCGACAACAAGTACGCGCTGCTGGGCAGCCTGCGCTCCAGCGCGCAGCTCATCAGCTACGAGCTGGCCATCGGGCTCGCGGTGGTGTCGGTGGTCCTGACCGCCGGCACGCTCAGCCTGGTGGAGATCGTGGAGGCCCAGGCACGGACGTGGTTCGTGGTGCTGCAACCGGTGGGGTTCCTGCTCTTCCTCGTCGGCGCCGTGGCCGAGACCAACCGCGCGCCGTTCGACCTCCCCGAGGCCGAGCAGGAGCTCATCGCCGGGTTCCAGACCGAGTACGGTGGCTTCAAGTTCGCGATGTTCTACATCGGCGAGTACGTCGGCATCGTCACCATGAGCCTGCTGGCCACGACCCTCTTCTTCGGCGGGTGGCACGGGCCGCTGCTGCCCGGGCCGGTGTGGGTCGCCCTGAAGACCTTGCTGTTCGCGGCGTTCTTCATCTGGCTGCGGGCGGCGGTGCCGCGCGTGCGGCACGACCAGCTGATGGCGCTGGGGTGGAAGGTCCTGGTGCCCGTGGGGCTGATCAACGTGGTGGTCACGGCGACGCTCGTGGCGCTGCGCGGAGGCTAG
- the nuoG gene encoding NADH-quinone oxidoreductase subunit NuoG, whose product MATSPPETVTLTIDGRTVTVPKGTTVYQAARAAGIEIPIFCYHDRMPPLGACRMCLVKVEKMPKLQTSCTLPAAEGMVVDTRAPEVRAGQEAILEFLLINHPLDCPVCDKGGECPLQDQTLRWGPGRSRFVEAKRDFAKPVALGPVLVLDRERCILCWRCVRFGELVAGDHALKGFARGFSSEINTPFALPVESKFIGNTIAICPVGALTSRTYRFRARPWDNRPVASTCTHCGLGCAIWLDVRGDEVVRTRARELAAINDIWLCDLGFFGHDYVGAPDRLRAPLVRRHGRLEEATWDEALDLVSARLADARARAPGRVAFLGGRRLANEDVVLAAALFREVVGTPHLDHRTDVPAGSPSLEVAWGLRAPIDEIARGDVFVLVGCDLTEEYPVLWLRLKPAIDRGARLVVVHARRPEIARWAQWTIVRPYDRLAQAVMELRAATSAARDGRATALAATLDRDATAIAAAGSAVAAGGRVHVFLGRLALDGPSGRPILRAAADLAARVGGVVHVLRGRGNDIGAQRLGLLPGDGGWTAPEILQRAGAGEVDVLYVAGADPATDAADATAWTSARAGARFVVVHDAFLSPTAETADVVLPALVLPERDGTVMNLEGRVLSLRAAVVGPGQARADAEIFARLAERLGAVLAPAVPDELLARMRRLVPGLALDAVAPIEPVRMPPPLPAGEPTGTGPGGDGWLVLPVDALFTRGTMTGRCPGIAGLAGPPRCVVHPDDAVRLGLVDGALVEVATDAGAVVLQARISDETPSGQVLVPRRAEGTPVGRLVRWPQIAARGTVRVLLPAAAAGGGT is encoded by the coding sequence ATGGCCACTAGCCCGCCCGAGACCGTGACCCTCACCATCGACGGGCGGACCGTCACCGTGCCCAAGGGCACCACCGTCTACCAGGCGGCGCGCGCCGCGGGGATCGAGATCCCCATCTTCTGCTATCACGACCGGATGCCCCCGCTGGGGGCCTGCCGCATGTGCCTGGTGAAGGTCGAGAAGATGCCCAAGTTGCAGACCTCGTGCACGCTGCCCGCGGCCGAGGGCATGGTGGTGGACACCCGCGCGCCGGAGGTGCGGGCCGGGCAGGAGGCCATCCTGGAGTTCCTCCTGATCAACCACCCGCTGGACTGCCCCGTCTGCGACAAGGGCGGCGAGTGCCCGCTGCAGGATCAGACGCTGCGGTGGGGGCCCGGCCGCAGCCGCTTCGTGGAGGCCAAGCGCGACTTCGCCAAGCCGGTGGCGCTGGGGCCCGTGCTCGTGCTGGACCGCGAGCGGTGCATCCTGTGCTGGCGGTGCGTCCGGTTCGGCGAACTGGTCGCCGGCGACCACGCCCTGAAGGGCTTCGCCCGCGGGTTCTCCAGCGAGATCAACACCCCGTTCGCGCTCCCGGTCGAGTCCAAGTTCATCGGGAACACCATCGCCATCTGTCCCGTCGGCGCCCTGACCAGCCGGACCTACCGCTTTCGGGCCCGGCCATGGGACAACCGGCCGGTGGCGTCCACCTGCACGCACTGCGGGCTGGGCTGCGCGATCTGGCTGGACGTGCGGGGCGACGAGGTGGTGCGCACCCGCGCCCGCGAGCTGGCAGCGATCAACGACATCTGGCTGTGCGACCTGGGCTTCTTCGGCCACGACTACGTGGGCGCTCCCGACCGGCTGCGCGCGCCGCTCGTGCGGCGCCACGGGCGGCTCGAGGAGGCCACCTGGGATGAGGCCCTGGACCTGGTGAGCGCTCGCCTGGCCGACGCCCGCGCCCGCGCGCCCGGGCGCGTGGCGTTCCTGGGCGGCCGGCGCCTGGCCAACGAGGACGTCGTGCTGGCCGCGGCGCTCTTCCGCGAGGTCGTGGGGACCCCGCACCTCGACCACCGCACCGACGTGCCCGCGGGCAGCCCCAGCCTGGAGGTCGCCTGGGGCCTGCGGGCGCCGATCGACGAGATCGCGCGCGGCGACGTGTTCGTGCTGGTCGGCTGCGACCTCACCGAGGAGTACCCGGTGCTGTGGCTGCGCCTGAAGCCGGCGATCGACCGCGGCGCGCGGCTCGTCGTGGTGCACGCCCGGCGGCCCGAGATCGCCCGCTGGGCCCAGTGGACGATCGTGCGTCCCTACGACCGCCTCGCCCAGGCGGTCATGGAGCTGCGCGCGGCCACGTCCGCTGCCCGGGACGGCCGCGCGACCGCGCTGGCCGCGACGCTCGACCGCGACGCCACGGCGATCGCCGCCGCCGGCAGCGCGGTGGCCGCCGGTGGGCGCGTGCACGTCTTCCTGGGCCGCCTTGCCCTCGACGGACCGTCGGGCCGGCCGATCCTGCGCGCTGCGGCCGATCTGGCGGCGCGGGTCGGCGGCGTGGTGCACGTGCTGCGCGGCCGCGGCAACGACATCGGCGCGCAGCGCCTGGGGCTGCTGCCCGGTGACGGCGGCTGGACCGCCCCGGAGATCCTGCAGCGCGCGGGAGCGGGCGAGGTGGACGTGCTGTACGTCGCCGGCGCCGATCCCGCCACCGATGCCGCCGATGCCACCGCCTGGACGTCGGCCCGTGCCGGCGCGCGCTTCGTGGTGGTGCACGACGCGTTCCTCTCGCCGACCGCCGAGACCGCCGACGTGGTGCTGCCGGCGCTGGTGCTCCCAGAACGCGACGGCACGGTGATGAACCTGGAAGGACGGGTGCTGTCGCTGCGGGCCGCCGTGGTCGGACCCGGGCAGGCGCGGGCGGACGCCGAGATCTTCGCCCGGCTGGCCGAGCGCCTGGGCGCCGTGCTGGCGCCCGCCGTGCCCGACGAGTTGCTGGCGCGGATGCGCCGGCTGGTGCCCGGGCTTGCACTGGACGCCGTGGCCCCGATCGAGCCGGTGCGGATGCCTCCGCCCCTGCCCGCTGGCGAGCCCACCGGCACCGGTCCCGGCGGCGACGGGTGGCTCGTGCTTCCCGTCGACGCGCTGTTCACCCGGGGCACGATGACCGGCCGCTGCCCGGGTATCGCCGGGCTGGCCGGGCCCCCGCGGTGTGTCGTCCATCCCGACGACGCGGTCCGCCTGGGGCTGGTCGACGGCGCGCTGGTGGAAGTGGCCACGGACGCGGGTGCGGTGGTGTTGCAGGCGCGGATCAGCGACGAGACGCCGTCCGGGCAGGTCCTGGTGCCACGGCGGGCCGAAGGCACGCCCGTGGGTCGGCTCGTGCGCTGGCCCCAGATCGCCGCCCGGGGCACGGTGCGGGTGCTGCTGCCGGCCGCCGCCGCAGGAGGCGGCACATGA